In Picosynechococcus sp. PCC 7002, the following are encoded in one genomic region:
- the trpD gene encoding anthranilate phosphoribosyltransferase: MTTPNWSALLQQLINGESLSQTQASQLMEGWLQEAISPALSGAILAALQTKGVSADELTGMAQVLKAQSRQQQLLSHGQPVIDTCGTGGDGSSTFNISTAVAFVTAAAGVKVAKHGNRSASSKVGSADVLEALGVNLGAPTEKVHGALDAVGITFLFAPGWHPAMKNVAPIRRELKIRTVFNLLGPLVNPLQPTGQIIGVYDSQFIERMAQALNQLGTPKAMVLHGREGLDEAGLGDKTDLALVNGGAVTTSVLDPVALGLTPVSLQALKGGDVPVNQEILTNILQGKGTQAQRDAVALNAGLALQVAEVVPWGDHLAGVQKAQTVMASGAAWDKLQTLVNFLK, encoded by the coding sequence ATGACAACTCCAAATTGGTCTGCTCTCCTCCAACAACTCATCAATGGCGAATCCCTAAGCCAAACCCAAGCCTCTCAACTCATGGAAGGTTGGCTACAAGAGGCGATTTCTCCAGCCCTATCTGGAGCTATACTTGCGGCGCTACAAACAAAGGGAGTTTCGGCTGATGAGCTGACGGGGATGGCCCAAGTTCTCAAAGCCCAATCCCGGCAACAACAGCTGTTAAGCCATGGGCAACCGGTGATTGATACCTGCGGCACCGGGGGAGATGGTTCTTCTACCTTTAATATTTCGACGGCGGTGGCCTTCGTGACGGCAGCCGCTGGGGTGAAAGTTGCCAAACATGGTAATCGCTCAGCTTCGAGCAAAGTCGGCTCAGCGGATGTCTTAGAAGCCCTGGGGGTTAACCTTGGTGCTCCTACGGAAAAAGTCCATGGGGCCCTTGATGCGGTGGGCATTACGTTCCTGTTTGCCCCTGGCTGGCATCCGGCGATGAAAAATGTGGCCCCGATCCGTCGCGAACTCAAGATTCGTACGGTGTTTAATCTGTTGGGGCCGTTGGTCAATCCCCTCCAGCCCACAGGCCAGATTATTGGTGTTTATGATTCGCAGTTTATTGAACGGATGGCCCAAGCGCTCAATCAACTGGGAACCCCTAAGGCGATGGTGCTCCATGGTCGGGAAGGCTTAGATGAAGCGGGCCTTGGGGATAAAACGGATTTGGCCCTTGTGAATGGTGGTGCAGTCACAACTAGCGTTTTAGATCCAGTTGCTCTGGGTTTAACGCCTGTTTCCTTGCAAGCGTTGAAGGGCGGCGATGTGCCTGTAAACCAGGAGATTTTAACGAATATTCTCCAGGGGAAAGGAACCCAGGCCCAACGAGATGCGGTGGCTTTGAATGCGGGGTTGGCACTCCAGGTGGCGGAAGTGGTGCCCTGGGGGGATCATCTCGCAGGCGTTCAAAAAGCTCAAACGGTAATGGCTAGCGGGGCAGCTTGGGACAAACTCCAGACCTTAGTCAATTTCTTAAAATAA
- a CDS encoding pentapeptide repeat-containing protein, translating into MSQGKPNPSPEGTELEGKSPESELTTASEQAGSQPIKIPPPRSDLAARHFYLRKIDPGSPWLISTAIAVTALGLFSHWPWLGLSGTLVTLLLSLRIILPSLKNWLGTFLTPEERRTLIGVVAFLVAIASLLRFLGFYRLVGHWLNQIVWDEFGSWADWVGALGQIMIAVLAVYVAWEQYVISRDLTIQQNRITQQQTIDTYFQGISDLALNEEGLLEDWPQERAIAEGRTAAILSSVDAGGKAKILRFLSQSRFLTPLKRDGRLGRAILDGTGSYAEDREWGVRVIDLGVMLAGANLANMDLRWTELSEANLVRANLQNCDLVRANLSRTILVDANLRLADVKGTIFFYGPFETASPRIKAKSPNYRTGEYTGAVVENVDFTNVKRMGEELRYYCCAWCGEKSRATVPGGCEGIPNKLGR; encoded by the coding sequence ATGAGCCAAGGGAAACCAAATCCATCGCCTGAGGGGACTGAGCTTGAGGGAAAGTCTCCCGAATCTGAATTAACAACGGCCTCGGAGCAGGCGGGATCTCAACCGATAAAAATTCCACCACCCCGTTCGGATTTGGCGGCACGGCACTTTTATCTGCGCAAAATTGATCCTGGTAGTCCTTGGCTCATTTCAACGGCGATCGCCGTGACGGCATTGGGTTTGTTTAGTCATTGGCCTTGGCTCGGACTATCAGGCACCCTCGTCACCCTCTTACTCTCGTTACGGATTATTTTGCCTTCCCTGAAAAATTGGCTAGGGACTTTTTTGACCCCCGAAGAACGGCGTACCCTCATTGGTGTGGTGGCCTTTTTGGTGGCGATCGCCAGTTTGTTGAGATTTCTCGGTTTCTATCGATTGGTAGGCCATTGGCTCAACCAGATTGTCTGGGATGAATTTGGCTCCTGGGCGGACTGGGTAGGGGCTTTGGGGCAAATTATGATCGCTGTGCTGGCCGTTTATGTCGCCTGGGAACAATACGTGATCTCCCGTGATTTGACCATCCAACAAAACCGCATTACCCAGCAGCAAACCATTGACACCTATTTCCAAGGGATTTCTGACCTCGCCCTGAACGAAGAAGGACTTTTGGAAGACTGGCCCCAAGAAAGGGCGATCGCCGAAGGGAGAACCGCCGCCATTTTGAGTAGTGTCGATGCTGGTGGGAAAGCAAAAATTCTGCGATTTCTTTCCCAATCCCGATTTTTGACCCCCCTGAAGCGGGATGGTCGTTTGGGGCGTGCGATCCTCGATGGCACGGGTAGCTATGCCGAAGACAGAGAATGGGGCGTCCGCGTGATCGATTTAGGGGTAATGCTGGCAGGGGCAAATCTCGCTAACATGGATCTGCGCTGGACAGAGCTCAGTGAAGCCAATTTAGTCCGGGCGAACTTACAAAACTGCGACCTAGTCCGGGCAAATCTTTCTCGCACCATTTTGGTGGATGCGAATCTGCGGCTGGCGGACGTGAAAGGCACAATTTTCTTTTATGGCCCCTTTGAAACGGCGAGTCCCCGCATTAAAGCAAAGTCACCCAACTACCGCACTGGCGAATATACGGGGGCCGTGGTGGAAAATGTTGACTTTACAAACGTAAAGCGCATGGGAGAAGAGCTACGTTACTATTGCTGTGCTTGGTGCGGTGAAAAAAGTCGGGCCACGGTTCCTGGGGGCTGCGAGGGAATTCCAAATAAGTTGGGCCGTTAA
- the hemL gene encoding glutamate-1-semialdehyde 2,1-aminomutase encodes MVTTALNTTKSEEIFSAAQKLMPGGVSSPVRAFKSVGGQPIVFDRVKGSRVWDVDGNEYIDYVGTWGPAICGHANDEVNAALRETLEKGTSFGAPCLKENILAEMVINAVPSIEMVRFVNSGTEACMSVLRLMRAFTGREKIIKFEGCYHGHADMFLVQAGSGVATLGLPDSPGVPKTTTAATLTAPYNDLEAVKKLFAENPGEIAGVILEPVVGNSGFVLPDAGFLEGLREITKEHDALLVFDEVMTGFRISYGGAQEKFGVTPDLTTLGKVIGGGLPVGAYGGRKDIMSMVAPAGPMYQAGTLSGNPLAMTAGIKTLELLQRPGMYGQLETITKKLIDGLLSIAREAGHEVTGGNISGMFGMFFTGEPVRNYEDAKKSDLHKFSRYHRGMLEQGIYLAPSQFEAGFTSLAHTDEDIEKTLAAAKVVLNNL; translated from the coding sequence TTGGTGACTACAGCCTTAAACACAACCAAATCCGAAGAGATTTTTAGTGCCGCCCAAAAGCTGATGCCTGGTGGTGTTAGCTCCCCGGTGCGGGCCTTTAAATCCGTTGGCGGACAGCCCATTGTTTTTGATCGCGTCAAAGGCTCCCGCGTTTGGGACGTCGATGGCAACGAGTACATTGACTATGTGGGCACTTGGGGGCCAGCCATCTGCGGCCATGCCAATGATGAAGTTAATGCAGCACTCCGGGAAACCCTCGAAAAAGGAACAAGCTTTGGTGCCCCTTGCCTCAAAGAAAATATCTTGGCTGAAATGGTGATCAATGCAGTTCCCAGCATTGAAATGGTGCGCTTTGTGAATTCCGGTACGGAAGCTTGCATGTCGGTGTTACGTTTGATGCGAGCTTTCACGGGGCGAGAAAAAATCATCAAATTTGAAGGTTGCTACCACGGCCATGCTGATATGTTCCTGGTGCAGGCCGGATCTGGAGTGGCAACCCTCGGTTTACCTGATTCTCCTGGTGTGCCCAAAACCACCACCGCCGCCACATTGACTGCCCCTTATAATGACCTTGAAGCGGTCAAAAAATTATTCGCAGAAAATCCCGGTGAAATTGCCGGGGTGATCCTAGAGCCTGTGGTCGGTAATTCTGGGTTTGTGCTTCCCGATGCCGGTTTCCTCGAAGGATTGCGGGAAATTACCAAAGAACATGACGCCTTACTGGTTTTTGATGAGGTGATGACAGGCTTCCGAATTTCCTATGGTGGTGCCCAAGAAAAATTTGGCGTGACCCCAGATCTCACCACCCTGGGTAAAGTAATTGGTGGCGGGCTACCTGTGGGAGCCTATGGTGGCCGCAAAGACATTATGTCCATGGTGGCTCCGGCGGGGCCGATGTACCAGGCAGGCACCCTCTCAGGGAACCCCTTGGCGATGACAGCGGGCATTAAAACCCTTGAATTACTCCAACGTCCTGGTATGTACGGGCAATTGGAAACCATCACGAAAAAGTTAATTGATGGCTTGTTGAGCATTGCCCGGGAAGCGGGTCATGAAGTCACGGGTGGTAACATCAGTGGTATGTTCGGCATGTTTTTCACGGGAGAACCTGTCCGTAATTACGAAGATGCGAAGAAATCGGACTTACACAAGTTCAGCCGCTATCACCGTGGGATGTTGGAACAGGGAATTTATCTTGCCCCCTCTCAGTTTGAGGCTGGTTTTACCTCCCTTGCCCACACTGATGAAGATATTGAAAAAACCTTGGCCGCAGCTAAAGTGGTCTTGAATAATCTCTAA
- a CDS encoding 2Fe-2S iron-sulfur cluster-binding protein — protein MSAIAVHFMPNDVTVTATAGEPMIEVARRAGVAIPTGCLMGSCHACEVELDDGTNLCACISGIPGDRPEITIHLFSDPVW, from the coding sequence ATGTCCGCGATCGCCGTTCACTTTATGCCCAATGATGTTACCGTCACCGCCACCGCAGGGGAACCGATGATCGAAGTGGCACGGCGGGCTGGGGTGGCGATCCCCACAGGCTGCTTGATGGGCTCATGCCATGCTTGCGAAGTGGAATTAGACGATGGTACAAATCTCTGTGCTTGCATTAGTGGCATCCCTGGCGATCGCCCTGAAATCACCATCCATCTCTTCAGTGACCCCGTTTGGTAA
- a CDS encoding ammonium transporter, with the protein MRSPHTTDNSVVLRFARQLSRHFSPAWLACIPLAAIITVVWGTAAMAQSDAVDAAGQVQIILDTIFLLIASVLVIFMNAGFGMLEAGFCRQKNAVNILSKNLIVFAVATIAYWAVGYAFMYGDGNTFIGLKGFFFNGSSIPYSGDGSEWYIEEVIDGETVQILQFVPESVSFLFQVAFAATAATIVSGAVAERIKFDAFLIFSFLLVAISYPITGHWQWDGEWLSALPFLGVDEEGAALFGFHDFAGSTIVHSVGGWAALVGAAVVGPRLGKYRDGQVHAIPGHNMSIATLGCLILWIGWFGFNPGSQLAADAAVPYIAITTNLSAAAGGITATATSWIKDGKPDLSMIINGILAGLVGITAGCDGVSFFSAVIIGAIAGVLVVFSVAFFDAIKIDDPVGATSVHLVCGIWGTLAVGLFKMDGGLFTGGGIQQLIAQIVGILSIGGFTVAFSFIVWYALSAVLGGIRVEKDEELRGLDIGEHGMEAYSGFVKESDVIFRGTATGSETEG; encoded by the coding sequence ATGCGGTCTCCCCACACAACAGATAACAGTGTGGTGCTTCGCTTTGCCCGTCAGCTCTCCCGTCACTTCTCCCCTGCCTGGCTTGCCTGTATTCCCTTAGCGGCGATTATCACCGTCGTCTGGGGAACTGCAGCAATGGCACAATCCGACGCCGTCGATGCCGCAGGTCAAGTCCAAATTATCCTAGACACGATCTTCCTGTTGATTGCGTCCGTCCTTGTTATTTTCATGAATGCAGGGTTCGGAATGCTTGAAGCTGGTTTTTGTCGTCAAAAAAATGCGGTCAATATCCTCTCCAAGAACTTGATTGTCTTCGCCGTTGCCACCATTGCTTATTGGGCGGTTGGTTATGCCTTTATGTATGGCGATGGAAATACTTTTATCGGTCTGAAGGGCTTTTTCTTCAACGGTAGTAGTATTCCCTACAGTGGAGATGGTAGTGAATGGTACATCGAAGAAGTTATTGATGGTGAAACAGTTCAAATTCTTCAGTTCGTACCGGAAAGTGTCTCCTTCCTGTTCCAGGTTGCCTTCGCCGCCACCGCTGCCACCATCGTCTCTGGGGCTGTCGCTGAGAGGATTAAATTCGACGCTTTCTTGATTTTCAGCTTCCTTTTAGTGGCGATTTCCTATCCCATTACAGGTCACTGGCAGTGGGATGGCGAATGGCTGTCTGCACTTCCTTTCCTCGGTGTGGATGAAGAAGGGGCTGCTTTATTTGGTTTCCATGATTTTGCTGGTTCAACCATTGTTCACTCCGTTGGTGGTTGGGCTGCCCTTGTGGGTGCTGCAGTAGTCGGGCCTCGCCTCGGCAAATACCGTGATGGTCAAGTCCACGCCATTCCTGGTCACAACATGAGTATTGCGACCTTAGGCTGTCTAATTCTTTGGATTGGCTGGTTTGGTTTTAACCCCGGTTCTCAATTGGCAGCAGATGCTGCGGTGCCTTACATCGCAATCACTACAAACCTTTCGGCTGCAGCTGGGGGAATCACCGCAACCGCAACCTCTTGGATCAAAGATGGGAAGCCAGACCTGTCTATGATTATTAACGGTATTTTGGCTGGTCTCGTTGGGATTACAGCCGGTTGTGATGGCGTCAGTTTCTTTTCTGCTGTGATCATCGGGGCGATCGCCGGTGTACTCGTCGTCTTCTCTGTGGCCTTCTTCGATGCTATTAAAATCGATGACCCCGTTGGTGCGACCTCTGTACACCTCGTCTGCGGTATCTGGGGAACTCTTGCCGTTGGTCTGTTCAAGATGGATGGGGGTTTATTCACTGGCGGTGGCATCCAACAGCTGATTGCCCAAATCGTCGGAATTCTTTCCATTGGTGGCTTTACCGTCGCCTTTAGCTTTATTGTTTGGTATGCCCTATCGGCAGTCCTTGGTGGAATTCGCGTCGAAAAAGACGAGGAACTCCGGGGTCTCGACATTGGTGAGCACGGCATGGAAGCTTACAGCGGCTTTGTTAAAGAGTCCGATGTTATCTTCCGAGGGACTGCCACTGGTTCCGAAACCGAAGGATAA
- a CDS encoding phycocyanin subunit beta has protein sequence MFDIFTRVVSQADARGEFISSDKLEALKKVVAEGTKRSDAVSRMTNNASSIVTNAARQLFADQPQLIAPGGNAYTNRRMAACLRDMEIILRYVTYATFTGDASVLNDRCLNGLRETYVALGVPGASVAAGVRAMGKAAVAIVMDPAGVTSGDCSSLQQEIELYFETAAKAVE, from the coding sequence ATGTTTGATATTTTTACCCGGGTTGTTTCTCAGGCTGATGCCCGAGGTGAGTTCATTTCTAGCGACAAGCTCGAAGCTCTCAAAAAAGTTGTTGCCGAAGGTACCAAGCGTTCTGATGCCGTAAGCCGCATGACCAACAATGCGTCTTCCATCGTTACTAACGCTGCTCGTCAACTCTTCGCTGACCAGCCCCAACTCATCGCTCCCGGTGGAAATGCTTACACCAACCGTCGCATGGCTGCTTGTCTTCGCGACATGGAAATCATCCTCCGTTATGTAACCTACGCAACCTTCACTGGTGATGCGTCTGTACTCAACGACCGCTGCCTCAATGGCCTCCGTGAAACCTACGTTGCGCTTGGTGTTCCCGGTGCTTCCGTTGCTGCTGGTGTACGTGCAATGGGTAAAGCTGCTGTAGCGATTGTTATGGATCCCGCTGGTGTAACTTCCGGTGACTGCAGCTCTCTCCAACAGGAAATCGAACTCTACTTCGAAACTGCTGCAAAAGCTGTTGAATAA